The sequence below is a genomic window from Colias croceus chromosome 11, ilColCroc2.1.
tgcaaCAAACTATATCAACAACCATACCCAATTTGTTGACGATAACTCCGTtcgattaaataaatgtatacgATTAGATTTTGGATCACTCGTCGTATAGAAAAatgattatgaaatataaattgtgaGCATGTAATcgcaatgtattaaaatattaaaacaaataatttcaattaattgtaatacttccttcaataaaattaatacgtTTGACATTGggataaatgaaaaaataaacaaacatttaaaaaagagcCGCTTTTATTTGTTCGTAAGCAGTAAAAGATACTAaggtgataataataataattatccttCGAAAATTTGGTTGTTCAGTGAATGGTGATACGAGAATGAGACCGTTTCAATAATAATGAAGAGGTCGTTCGCGTTCACGGACGCGATCCAACTATGTGACATTTGGTCGCATCAGATAGCTTCTGAGGAAACAGGCCCAGATTCACACAGCTGTAGCAATGCTTTAGACCCTGTTGAATCTTAAGAATCGTTGCTCTATAATAGTCTTAGATCTCTGTCTAATGAAGAAAGGCTTAGTTACACGGTGACCAAGAGGCTAGTTTTATCAGTCGCTAGGCGGCTTCCACCATAgcatcatcattcatcatcatatATGTTTCCACTGCTGGGACGCGGACCTATGTGGGTTCACCAATATTTAGATTCAATACTACCGTACTAATACTAGCAATACTAGTAAGGCAAATGAAACTTCATGCTTATCTCAATTAACTATTGAACCATTTTTTTCAGAATCCTTATATccgtataaaattataacttctttgttttatttgccatccacaataatataatacacgCTAGGCTCCGAGCAGTACTCCAATAATGCCTTTTGCCTTTACGTGTAATACGGCACTGAAACACACGCGTGTTTTCAATTGATGCTCTTACAGAGAATACTGTTAACAGTTAATCATTTACTATGTAAAGCTCTGTCAACATGTTACATACAAGCGTTAATGGAATGTAATTCTCACTGTAATACGACAGATTACGATAATGTATGGAGACACATTTATGCATAAACAGTGGAAATAAAGATCATTATCTCAATTGATAGACAGATATAAAAAAGCTCAGTAATGATTAACTAATAGTGATCAAGTAGACATTTATTATTGAGttggataaataatttacacgaattttaacttaaattattagcatATTTATTACCATAGCATTTAAATGATTCCTTCGGTATTACATACAATTACTTATCAATTAAGTCTTTAATACAATCTCACGAACACGTCTAATACATTAGTGTCTATAATTAagcacataataatatgatgacTTCATACAAAAACCCTGTTTCCATGcgaatacaataatttagttcaaaatttttttaaagtcaaTAATATGATAACGATATTAACAATATATGTACTTATTGGCTTACACATAAAACATCCAGTTATTCTATTATGTTCCTGTAATTGAAAGTGATTAATGAATACCCGACACCGTTTACATACAATTACGATCAAACAAGATTATCCTTAAGAAAAGGCTCAATTTGATTGATGAATCTGTAAGACACCTTTAACAACGTTCATGAAAGGTGAGATGGAAATGAATACCTTGCGGGAGCTAAACGGTTGAATGATTGCACATAATAGATTTGAATGTCTTCATACCTCTTGCATTGTAATTTACTGCAACTGCTGagtttataatacatacaatactgaaatatgttttattgttttaagaaCATCctatttaatatctattttcatatttaatcacaatattatataatagtaaTTAAATAGACAGCTGAGTCTTGTGTTAGTTTACATCAGCACTAGACAAAATAGGGTCAATTCGAAacttaatctatacatataataaatctgtagaagggtcaattctgtacattgaaaatattgaaaaaataaatagcattttttaatcacatgtTTGGGTTTAGtattactggatcgataccaaacccaaatatgtgattaaaaaaaaaattgtctgtctgtctgtctgtctgtctgtatgtatgtatgttcaggcatcacgtgataACTAACGGTtagatttcgatgaaacttggtataattataccttattctcctgggcataaaataggaaaaatacgtagaaaaaaataaatcttaattttaccgcgcggacggagtcgcgggcggaagctagtttactATAATAACTCATACATAGCCGCGTTGGATCCTGTATACCGCTTAAATAACCCATAATGTCACTCCGCACTTAAATTAAGATCACTTTTATAATGAGTTTATGAAATACACAACAGGGCCATTAAGAGAAGTTGGAAGAAGGTGGTATTAGCATTTCAGGTAAAGTTCAAAGGAGGTGTTAACTTTTGTTGTACCTGTGTAGACTTTATTGTTAAAGTTCCGTTTGCTTAGATTGTTTGTTTActgttatgaataaaatatgtaaatttctTATCATCATACAAGACATTGTAAAAGGTCTAAGTTCATATTATTTCCAAAACAAGACATCTTTAATTCAATAGAcgattataacataaaaataaatacaatgtttTTAACACTTTTACCGTAAAAGAGCAGAATTATAAATGTGTTAATTTCCGTGTTTGTTACTGACGACGTTAGGTTAAATCCAGAAaagaaattagaaaaaaaattattaattgaatttaagctttacaaaattgctcaatttttacacgctttttattagcttcacctgtatgtttgtaaccgacttctttgggcgcgattttgcgacacacacacacacacacacacacacacacacacacactcacactcacacatacatattatatatacatttctttttttcttaatttcagcttttttttaaataaaatatttttttttactcacactattattaatttatattcattgaaattttaacactattttcttaatttaaattcatttaaatttattttctattttttagttcggttttctataagaagcgtgttttttagtttttttaaactattatttattaaatagaattCTCTCTAAAGATCTCTTGAAGATCACAACACCAATTATATGTTGGTACCCATTTCACACACTTTGACATGCATACAGAATAGTGTACTTATACAGTTCaagtttattattactattacataattacatacattacCGATACCCTCTAGCTCGTCATAGATACCAAAGTGCttgtatattatttcacaCGCATTCTTAAAAGGCAGTAAAGTTTCAACTAAGGAACTCTGAAATGTGTATTATGAAGTTGCAAGGTGTGTTAACATTATTCTGGTTcttacaaataacaattatagTTATAATAACTTTTGTTTGTTCCACAGATTGCTACATATAAAGAGTTTGTGAGGCGAGAAACCATCGAGGAGGAAATATCTGCCAAGTTTCATTTAATCAAACAACAATTAAACTGGAGAACTTTTCAGGACATAACAAGATGTTATCATAGGAACAATAAATGATAGTTAAAATACGAGTAAGTATGTAGATTACTTTCGATGCTACCTTAGTTGGGCAGATGAGCACATAGCGAAAGTTATAGAATGATTCTGAATTACATAAACCAAGTCAAACTTACATATTTGATGTTAGATACTGAATCAATTGAAACATGATTTTGATGTACTTCAAAAATTGCAGAAaatatactaattttattCTTCATTGACTCAATTTTACACagttaattaattaggtaacAGAAATCTAAAAGCGTAAAATTCCACACGATCCTGTGAAAATAGAATATAcacgaatatttatttatgcctTAACAGTATTGATAATTTTGCCTATTAATCAGTTTATTTACACGATCTCATCTGTATTCAGCGGTAATAAACAAACGTAATTGCTTGAGAGCTTTTTCCCATCGCCAACATAATTTCTAtccataacaatattataatgtgacTCCGCCTGCATTAATTCTACTTAAATAGGATAACTAATAAGAAAGTTTTATAATgctcaattataatttattcctaTCACCAATATATTCGATTAATATATAGTAAATTCGTACGAAGGTACCTGATATTCATCCGTAAATCATATCCctttacatacataattaatttaactgCAATTTTATAATGCCGATAAAAGCTTTGATTTAAAGACGGACGGATGTTCCACGAGCCCAAAACGGAATCCACGTCTAGATAGTCCTAAGGCGGAGTCCAAAGCACGGATTCACCACGATAGCTGCACGCACAAGGTGAGGCAACCGCGAAAGGGCAAAACCGAGCCATATAAAACGGGACACATCCTACCTTAGTGTATTCTGCAAACGGCTGAACGAAGAGCGCCTGCTTTGTACAATATCAtaggataatattatgtatactttaACGGTACGTATGCGCTTAATAAACATGCTTTCTTATTCTAATGAATTTTCaactttttaaaagctttattCGAGAAAACTTGCATGTTTTCAcctaaataaacaaacgagggtttttcattaaacttttaattagtGTCTGCTGATTGCTTGTGCTTTCGAAACTTCAATCAAATACGTTAAGGCTAAAAATGCTCTACAtttcgtaataaataaaattttaaataattttttactcgtttaaaaatatatttgtatggtAGACATCTTCAATGATATAAATTCTGTCTTATTTTCAAATTGATgcatatttatcattttttttattttgaagaaagcTCTTCAAAAAGCACAATCCATCATCAAATTTAAATGGGAGCCTAAAGCCGTGGTAATGGCATCACATTACAATAACTTTTAGTTAATTTCTTTCAAAACAACGTAACGTAGTACGTAACGTAAAGCTTTAAGCTACGCTGTACGCTacataaaacttaattatgGCATATCACGACTCAAAGAATGCAAAACTTGGTTTATGTGATCCATGAATAGATCCGACTTTATTACTTGCATAGAATATAGCTTCTCACGATATTAAAGCGGTGTCATCATAAATATCACGTACACTgaacttattaattattatttacttttgctCTAGCTTAGAAGCGTCTAGATTCTTGAACTATTTCCTCTTTCACTTTAACCTTTgatctttataaatacttgGCAAATTAATGAAACATCCTCGTTAGTTTTTCAGTAATGCACAATGTGTTGTgcttgattaaaaatataataaatggacACAATTTTCCAGTTATTATAGACTCTGCCGCGATTATTGTTTTCCATTTATCTTATTCGTGGAAcgttttcttttgttttgaaaatttacCGTCAAAATACGATTTTGAAATAGAATTAAAGAAAGAAAGCTACCTACTATAAAACTACGacttactataaaatatataaaaaatattgcaagcATTCCATTGTCCCATTGTagtaaaatacctatttacaAAATCATTTGTTTCAGGCATTGCTCCTGTCATTAATAATAGGATTAGCGTCATGTGGTCGACTTGAACCTCAATATCTACCACCGCGGCCGGGCTTCGGGGGCGGTGGAGCTGGCGGTGCCGGCGGTTCGGGGGGCCCGGGGTCTGGTAGCGGTGGCGGGCCCTTCGGCGGAGGCTCTGGCGGCGGGAATGCTGGACTCGGCGGGCTTGGCGGCAGCGGCTTCGGCGGCGGCAGCGGCGGCAGCGGCGGCGGCTTCGGAGGAGGCAGCGGCTTCGGTGGAGGCAGCAGCGGAAGCGGCTCCGGCGCAAACATACCCATACTGAAGTTCGAAAACGAAAACAATGGAGACGGCACTTACCGGTTCAGGTAAACCAAACTAGCACAAactattaaactttattaGCACATAATTATGCGCTCAATAAAGCTATTTTCAAGAAATATTGAATGCGGTTCCATTACGCGACACGTTCTTGATGaaaattacttgtataaaCTTATACTAAGTTAAATTACTATGGCTTACCTACAGGTACTGTTACGAAATATTATGAACACAAAGATTAAATAATTCTGGAAATATAGCTACCCGTGccaatcataaaatattatgatagtgTCGATTTACTTTCTTGCCCTTTTCTTATTTCTACAACTCAAAAGCATGTCTCACCctgttgataaaataaaataacaaataccaAGTTCTATAAATAACGCTACATTTTCTAAACCTAAATGACtctatgtttaatgtttatattgcGTAAtctaattcataatttaaattgatcaATGCTTTATTTAGAGCATAGAAAAGCTAGTGCTTCgtcataaaattgttcaaGCCATGTGAGTGCCTGTGACATAAATGTCAATTGCAGGTGTAATGACAAGGCttatttgcaattatttaataagatgTGCTTCGACACTTCAATAGACTGCTGCCTCACGATTGAATGCGTTTGAAATGCATCATGTCTGGTGATATTGTTTCTATGCTGGTTTGGATATGTTTACagcacatttataataatttgaaatatatttctgttgtcttgtttttatattttcttagaGAATGTAGaatctatttaaaatgtgaaataagCAATAATCAGACCTCataactaaattttttaagAAGTGAACGAAAGAAGCTATGATGAAATTctgaattattttgttaaacctcaaggtatgtaggtacaaataaacttaaaagaaGAGAGTTTTCTCTAACAAAAAACTTCTCAATTATAATATCCAAATCAacgtaatatatttatgcaCCTAGTCATTACTCTAACACTTAGAATGATTTCAGCTACGAAACTGGAAATGGTATCCAAGCGCAAGAAAGCGGCGCTCCTCGAGCTCAAGGACCAGAAGGGCCCGCCGTCACTGCAGAGGGTGCTTTCTCCTACCGCACGCCGGAGGGCCAACAGATCTCCCTCACGTACACCGCTGATGAAACCGGCTTCCATCCTGTAGGTGACCACCTCCCCACTCCTCCCCCCATTCCTGAAGCCATCCTGCAATCCATCGAGTTCAACAGACGCAATCCATCCTCGTAAGTAACATGtaattgatatattatgtaacaggTATGTATTAGGTACCTTAACATAATTGTTTAAAGTTGCAACAGTTGCTTGATGACGAAGTTTCCATTTATACAGCTGAATACAGATGAGATCGTGTAAATAAACTGATTAATAGGCAAAATTATCAATACTGTTAAGGCATAAATAAACATTCGTGTATATTCTATTTTCACAGGATCGTGTGGAATTTTACGCTTTTAGATttctgttaattaattaactgtGTAGAACTTATTCTTGGTCATTTTAACAATCTCAATACTCAACAATAAACAACTATTTTgcaaatatcaaattattttatacaatacgattcgatactatttattttcaatacttATTACCATggtatttttcttaaattttatgtaaagaaTAAACATTATACATAAAGTATAGAGAGCTTTATCAAGTCAAAGTTGATCTTCGATTGAatatttagggccgatttttcaatgccaagataaacagctagatagactttattcttcagttaacaaaatattcaatttttcaatagacgaataggacttatctatcgaataactacgttatttgaggaataaatctatctgctgctgcaacggccagatagcgtgctattcgacgattagacgtttgagttgacaactgacgcgtcaaatttgggatattttcgtatgtaataacatagagcgtagaatttttacaataaagcctctttctataaaataattatcaattaaaatcatattgaaattgatgtttttgatagtacctactgatgatcatgccattgaaaatttgccggacgctgcctttatgtcgtttccatcgtaaaatatataaattttaacacaaatttaatcaaaactctttacttgaatcaaaacaataatcaacaatcatagaacacaagataaacttaaaatgcactcctgacgtgagtcataatgacggttgttgacatattgcaagttgactctatcccgctctaacctgactaatttaatatgtttgtttcgccactccaagagcagagctgccaatatggaaatatttggtcagatagttattcatcaaataaatcacgattgaaaaataggcgagccgttatgagttagataagcaattgaataaatctattcgaggggtagttattagactgtttatctgggcattgaaaaatcggcccttagtgACTTACCTACCTGGCGCGAGCGTGACTCCATTCCTGGCAAACATTGCTCGACGCCTATTAAGTTGAACAAGATCATATTAAGAGATAATTCAATGCAACGATTCTCCTCGATGAAAAGGTTAAGTAACGTAACATTCAAATTACAGCGAAGGATCTTACAACGGCGGTGGCAACGGAGGTTCTGGCGGTTTCGGCGGGTCCGGTAGCGGATCCGGTAGCGGTGCATACGGAGGCTCCGGGTCCGGCAGTGGAAGCGGAGGTTTCAAGGGCAATGGAGGCGGTTTCGGATCCGGCGGCGGCGGTTTTGGGGCCGGCGGTAGTGGCGGTTCCGGTGGTTTTGGTGCCGGTGGTAGTGGCGGTGCCGGCGGTTTTGGTTCTGGATCCGGTGCAGGCGGTGCCGGTGGCGGTTATCATTATTGATCTCGCACTGACCCGCGTTTCACTAAGAAAGACCACTGAATCGTAATGTCAAGTGTTTTGGGCATTTGTGTTGTAgctttttaatgttattgttgTTTTGGAAATTGAAATGAGCTTTAGATTTGCGGTATCTTATCGTAATCATCCTGTCTACCTTTACCTACTCttatacgtattttttttaagtatgccaaattattatttttgttgtgttcattgtttgtgtttgttttgtGTTATTCGTTTCAAATATAAGCGTGTTCTGCAAGTTGTGCCGAACCTGGAATGGCTAGTAAATTTGTACTTATACTAATGTTTAAGAAAATTCACTGAGTTGTTAGGTTTTAATGAGCGACCCTTGCGTGCAATTTCGATTCAGTAAAATTTTCTTAGTAGAATAAAGCTACGGACCAACCGTTCTTACGGCCtcattataaatgtttagCTATATTTTATGCTTATTTAAGTTACTCGTAAATACTTATCTTCGcgtttaaaaatgaatagatAATTCTTGAATGGCTTTTAAATTACCTTGCATCTAGGACTGTGATACCACAACTCCCCGAATCctaagttatttaaatatataatgtatcATAGGTAC
It includes:
- the LOC123695744 gene encoding pupal cuticle protein 20-like; translated protein: MYTLTALLLSLIIGLASCGRLEPQYLPPRPGFGGGGAGGAGGSGGPGSGSGGGPFGGGSGGGNAGLGGLGGSGFGGGSGGSGGGFGGGSGFGGGSSGSGSGANIPILKFENENNGDGTYRFSYETGNGIQAQESGAPRAQGPEGPAVTAEGAFSYRTPEGQQISLTYTADETGFHPVGDHLPTPPPIPEAILQSIEFNRRNPSSEGSYNGGGNGGSGGFGGSGSGSGSGAYGGSGSGSGSGGFKGNGGGFGSGGGGFGAGGSGGSGGFGAGGSGGAGGFGSGSGAGGAGGGYHY